From Armatimonadota bacterium, one genomic window encodes:
- a CDS encoding S8/S53 family peptidase codes for MGSLDYEARGQADGVHGSPTPDQAIRMPDATEAEFRTQVAFERIGLLRMERAPHRPRGAGVTVVILDSAPDLQRGEPAFDAALVDVYVEWPHPLPENLPALRSVEEAEEEGCGLSERRRYRAFSPLVADADGMRQYRAHHGLMIAALVRRIAPEANIVLVRLLNGELGTLTGDLIEAMRWVRRLQRVPHPSGAHSLVYGSLVYNLSLGVDRSQPETVQSCVLLWAVDEAARAGAVLVCAAGNLSEGRPENCLEPAAYGHFGDTRSVRTQVIPVAASSYASPERYAWFSNEAHFAAPGEDLILDCGVEVAGSRYVRWSGTSFASALVTGIVALHLSAGLPPYEVKQRLWEEARHPHSWDGVHLVQAGG; via the coding sequence GTGGGATCCCTAGACTACGAAGCCCGCGGCCAGGCGGACGGGGTACACGGAAGTCCCACCCCGGACCAGGCCATCCGGATGCCGGACGCCACGGAAGCGGAGTTCCGCACACAGGTGGCCTTTGAGCGCATCGGGCTGCTGCGCATGGAGCGGGCGCCGCACCGACCCCGGGGCGCGGGGGTGACCGTGGTCATCCTGGACAGTGCTCCAGACCTGCAACGGGGTGAGCCCGCCTTCGATGCCGCACTCGTGGACGTGTACGTGGAGTGGCCGCACCCGCTCCCGGAGAACCTCCCAGCGCTGCGCAGCGTGGAGGAGGCCGAAGAGGAGGGGTGCGGGCTAAGCGAGCGCCGGCGATACCGGGCGTTCTCCCCTCTCGTGGCGGACGCGGACGGGATGCGACAGTACCGGGCCCACCACGGCCTCATGATCGCCGCCCTTGTGCGCCGGATCGCGCCAGAAGCGAACATCGTGCTCGTGCGGCTGCTGAACGGGGAGCTCGGGACCCTGACCGGGGACCTCATCGAGGCCATGCGCTGGGTGCGCCGCCTGCAGCGGGTGCCCCACCCCTCTGGTGCTCACTCCTTGGTGTACGGAAGCCTGGTATACAACCTGAGCCTAGGGGTGGACCGTTCCCAGCCGGAGACCGTGCAGTCCTGTGTCCTGCTGTGGGCCGTGGACGAGGCCGCCCGGGCGGGCGCGGTCCTGGTGTGCGCCGCCGGCAACCTTTCCGAGGGGCGGCCGGAGAACTGTCTGGAGCCCGCGGCCTACGGGCACTTCGGGGACACGCGGAGCGTCCGCACGCAGGTAATCCCCGTGGCCGCCAGCAGCTACGCATCCCCGGAGCGCTACGCGTGGTTCAGCAACGAAGCCCACTTCGCGGCACCCGGCGAGGACCTCATCCTGGACTGTGGGGTGGAGGTGGCAGGCAGCCGCTACGTGCGGTGGTCAGGAACCTCCTTCGCCTCCGCCCTCGTCACGGGAATCGTGGCCCTGCACCTCAGCGCGGGCCTTCCTCCGTACGAGGTCAAGCAGCGGCTGTGGGAGGAGGCTCGCCATCCCCACTCCTGGGACGGCGTGCACCTGGTGCAGGCGGGCGGGTAG